A stretch of Actinomycetota bacterium DNA encodes these proteins:
- the flhA gene encoding flagellar biosynthesis protein FlhA encodes MAGIVVMIIVMIIVPLSPFILDLLVVFNFCLSMVVMLVTMYTQEPLHFSVFPTLLLIATLFRLAINIALTRLILVRGFAGAMVNSFGHFVIGGNIVVGLVVFFIIVVVQFVVITSGANRVAEVAARFTLDAMPGKQMSIDADLNAGLISEEEARRRRQEVGKEADFYGAMDGASKFVKGDAIAAIVVVFINLLGGLAVGAFQMGMGLGTAVQTYSLLTIGAGLVIQIPALLVSTATGVIVTRAASDANLGSDLSMQLLRQPRALQLGALITGALAALPGLPKIPLLVFAGSLYAVSVAMKRELEKGEAVEEPPGPPAPAPEEELAGLIRVDPMALELGYDLVPLVDPGAGSDFMERVVLVRKHIATELGIIVPPIRLRDNITLPPERYRILIRGVEVAGGELRVHAYLALESGLSEDMVPGTPTTEPAFGLPALWIEEEAVESAKAAGYTVVDPGSVLLTHLTETIRRHAADILSRQDTQALVDMVRETNPVAVEEAVPNLLTVGELQRVLQGLLAEGVPTRDMVTILEILGDRAKVTKDTGMLVEYVRQGLARTIAGQYLAEDGKLHVLTLDPGVERAIIESLHQVNGELVTGLEPGLAEALIASLAARAEEAANRGFQPVLLCSSSVRRFVRRLTARILARMPVLSYDELPLEVELENLGMVEVTVDA; translated from the coding sequence ATGGCGGGGATCGTGGTCATGATCATCGTCATGATCATCGTGCCCCTCTCCCCCTTCATCCTGGACCTCCTGGTGGTCTTCAACTTCTGCCTCTCCATGGTGGTGATGCTGGTGACCATGTACACCCAGGAGCCGCTGCACTTCTCCGTCTTCCCCACCCTGCTGCTCATCGCCACCCTTTTCCGCCTGGCCATCAACATCGCCCTCACCCGCCTCATCCTGGTGAGGGGGTTCGCGGGGGCCATGGTCAACTCCTTCGGGCATTTCGTGATCGGGGGGAACATCGTGGTGGGGCTGGTGGTGTTCTTCATCATCGTGGTGGTGCAGTTCGTGGTGATCACCAGCGGCGCCAACCGCGTGGCGGAGGTGGCGGCGCGCTTCACCCTCGACGCCATGCCCGGGAAGCAGATGAGCATCGACGCCGACCTCAACGCCGGCCTCATCAGCGAGGAGGAGGCGAGGAGGCGCAGGCAGGAGGTGGGCAAGGAGGCGGATTTCTACGGCGCCATGGACGGGGCCAGCAAGTTCGTAAAGGGCGACGCCATAGCGGCCATCGTGGTGGTGTTCATAAACCTGCTGGGAGGACTGGCGGTGGGGGCCTTCCAGATGGGCATGGGCCTCGGCACGGCGGTGCAGACCTATTCGCTGCTGACCATCGGCGCGGGGCTGGTCATCCAGATCCCCGCCCTGCTGGTCTCCACGGCCACGGGGGTCATCGTCACCCGCGCCGCATCCGACGCCAACCTGGGATCTGACCTCTCCATGCAGCTTTTGCGTCAACCCCGTGCCCTGCAGCTGGGAGCGCTGATCACGGGGGCGCTGGCGGCGCTCCCGGGGCTGCCCAAGATACCCCTTTTGGTCTTCGCGGGGTCCCTCTACGCCGTTTCCGTGGCCATGAAGAGGGAGCTCGAGAAAGGAGAGGCGGTGGAGGAGCCGCCCGGGCCGCCCGCTCCCGCCCCGGAGGAGGAGCTTGCGGGGCTGATCCGCGTGGACCCCATGGCCCTGGAGCTGGGATACGACCTCGTGCCCCTGGTGGACCCCGGCGCGGGCAGCGATTTCATGGAGAGGGTGGTGCTGGTGCGCAAGCATATCGCCACGGAGCTGGGGATAATCGTCCCTCCCATCCGCCTGCGCGACAACATCACCCTGCCCCCGGAGCGCTACCGCATCCTCATACGCGGCGTGGAGGTGGCGGGCGGGGAGCTCCGCGTCCACGCCTACCTAGCCCTGGAGTCGGGACTGAGCGAGGACATGGTACCGGGCACTCCCACCACCGAGCCGGCCTTCGGGCTTCCCGCCCTGTGGATAGAGGAGGAGGCGGTGGAGAGCGCCAAGGCGGCGGGCTACACGGTGGTGGATCCCGGGTCCGTGCTCCTGACCCACCTCACGGAGACCATCAGGCGCCACGCCGCGGACATCCTGAGCCGTCAAGACACCCAGGCGCTGGTGGACATGGTGAGGGAGACCAACCCGGTGGCGGTGGAGGAGGCGGTTCCCAACCTGCTCACCGTGGGCGAGCTGCAGCGCGTGCTGCAGGGACTGCTGGCGGAGGGCGTGCCCACCAGGGACATGGTGACCATCCTGGAGATCCTCGGGGACCGCGCGAAGGTGACCAAGGACACCGGTATGCTGGTGGAATACGTCCGTCAGGGGCTCGCCCGCACCATAGCGGGTCAGTACCTGGCGGAGGACGGCAAGCTGCATGTCCTCACCCTGGATCCGGGGGTGGAGAGGGCCATCATCGAGTCGCTGCATCAGGTGAACGGGGAGCTGGTGACGGGGCTGGAGCCCGGGCTCGCGGAGGCCTTGATCGCCAGCCTGGCCGCACGGGCGGAGGAGGCGGCCAACCGGGGTTTCCAGCCCGTTTTGCTGTGCTCCTCGTCGGTGCGGCGTTTCGTGAGGCGCCTCACGGCCAGGATACTTGCGCGCATGCCCGTGCTCTCCTACGACGAGCTGCCGCTGGAGGTGGAGCTGGAGAACCTGGGTATGGTGGAGGTGACGGTGGATGCCTGA
- the fliR gene encoding flagellar biosynthetic protein FliR, translated as MFPADEASLTAFILVLARLAGLALVVPFMGHRSIPVMVRAAVVMVLALALTPLVAVPAEARVLDLAFALRVAFEVLVGLFLGYLFLAVFMAVTMAGQFIDFELGFGLAQVFDPSFGNNSTVLSRFYYLLAMVVFLTCRGHHLIVLALAGSYRVFPAGSLTFPSLVSPPALRALSDVFLLALKVGAPVIGALFVADVVFGIVARAVPQMNVFVIGFPLKILLGLLAVAVTLPFTVAFMRDLVAGLENLLARAF; from the coding sequence ATGTTCCCGGCGGACGAGGCGTCGCTGACCGCCTTCATCCTGGTGCTGGCGCGCCTGGCAGGGCTGGCCCTGGTGGTGCCCTTCATGGGACATCGCAGCATACCTGTGATGGTGAGGGCGGCGGTGGTGATGGTGCTGGCGCTGGCTCTCACCCCCCTGGTGGCGGTGCCCGCGGAAGCGCGCGTCCTGGACCTCGCCTTCGCCCTGAGGGTGGCCTTCGAGGTTCTGGTGGGGCTGTTCCTCGGATACCTCTTCCTGGCGGTTTTTATGGCCGTGACCATGGCGGGGCAGTTCATAGACTTCGAGCTCGGCTTCGGTCTGGCGCAGGTCTTCGACCCCTCCTTCGGCAACAACTCCACCGTCCTCTCGCGTTTCTATTACCTGCTGGCCATGGTGGTCTTCCTCACCTGCAGGGGCCACCACCTCATCGTGCTGGCGCTGGCCGGGAGCTACCGCGTCTTCCCCGCGGGCTCCCTGACCTTTCCCTCCCTGGTATCCCCGCCGGCGTTGCGCGCGCTCTCGGACGTCTTCCTGCTCGCCCTCAAGGTGGGAGCGCCGGTGATCGGCGCCCTTTTCGTGGCCGACGTGGTCTTCGGCATCGTGGCGCGCGCCGTGCCTCAGATGAACGTGTTCGTGATCGGCTTCCCGCTCAAGATCCTTCTGGGGCTGCTGGCGGTGGCCGTTACCCTTCCCTTCACCGTGGCCTTCATGAGGGACCTGGTGGCGGGACTGGAGAACCTGTTGGCCAGGGCATTTTAA
- a CDS encoding chemotaxis protein CheD: MTRIVVKMGELEVSDRAGDILTAILGSCVGVLIFDAGAGRAGMAHVMLPERIDPQASLEKRGKYAVPAVKALYREMLDMGSRPSSLAAKISGGARMFSDNNLQNIGERNLEKVRYALGKLGIPVVAERTGGCKGRNVSVDVATGRMKVRDADGNEEII, encoded by the coding sequence ATGACAAGGATCGTCGTCAAAATGGGGGAGCTGGAGGTGAGCGACCGCGCCGGAGACATCCTCACCGCCATCCTGGGATCTTGCGTAGGGGTATTGATCTTCGACGCCGGAGCCGGAAGGGCGGGCATGGCGCACGTCATGCTGCCGGAACGCATCGACCCCCAGGCGAGCCTGGAAAAGAGGGGGAAGTACGCCGTGCCCGCGGTGAAGGCGCTTTACCGGGAGATGCTGGACATGGGGTCGCGGCCCTCCTCCCTGGCCGCCAAGATCAGCGGAGGGGCGAGGATGTTCAGCGACAACAACCTGCAGAACATCGGGGAGCGCAACCTGGAGAAAGTGCGCTACGCGCTGGGGAAACTGGGCATCCCCGTGGTGGCGGAAAGGACGGGCGGCTGCAAGGGCAGGAACGTGAGCGTGGACGTGGCCACGGGCCGTATGAAGGTAAGGGACGCGGACGGGAACGAGGAGATCATCTGA
- a CDS encoding chemotaxis protein CheC, translated as MLEEGQVLESELDILREVANIGSGHAAASMERWLGKDMALKVPVAAMVPIEDVAETIGDPLETVMGVYSRVGGDMEGHILYLISLEDARELLDIILDPEDRGQGFSPNNLSAIAETGNILFNAYLGAVSELCGLELVPAPPTCTADMLAAIVNTILLEVSDAGDLALYLKTEFEEEDFASTGNVLFVTDFENLARMVDILEEE; from the coding sequence GTGCTCGAGGAAGGACAGGTGCTGGAGAGCGAGCTCGACATCCTCCGCGAGGTGGCCAACATCGGCTCGGGACACGCGGCCGCCTCCATGGAGAGATGGCTGGGCAAGGACATGGCCCTAAAAGTGCCCGTTGCCGCCATGGTGCCCATCGAGGACGTGGCGGAGACCATAGGAGACCCCCTGGAGACGGTGATGGGGGTCTATTCGCGCGTCGGCGGCGACATGGAGGGGCACATCCTCTATCTCATCTCCCTGGAGGACGCGCGCGAGCTGCTGGACATCATCCTGGATCCCGAGGACCGCGGACAGGGATTCTCTCCCAACAACCTCTCGGCCATCGCGGAGACGGGGAACATTCTCTTCAACGCCTATCTGGGGGCGGTATCGGAGCTCTGCGGTCTAGAGCTCGTACCTGCGCCCCCCACCTGCACGGCGGACATGCTGGCGGCCATCGTCAACACCATCCTCCTCGAGGTGAGCGACGCGGGCGACCTCGCCCTCTACCTGAAGACGGAGTTCGAGGAGGAGGACTTCGCCTCCACGGGCAACGTCCTCTTCGTCACCGACTTCGAAAATCTCGCCCGCATGGTGGACATCCTGGAGGAGGAATAG
- a CDS encoding flagellar biosynthetic protein FliQ, translating to MLQIVGKAFVTAMMVLLPILGVTMVVSVLISILQAATQIQEMTLTFIPKLFVTLLMILIAGPWIMRTLVTFTKEVMASIPGLLP from the coding sequence ATGCTTCAGATAGTGGGCAAGGCCTTTGTCACCGCCATGATGGTGCTGCTGCCCATCCTGGGGGTGACCATGGTGGTGAGCGTGCTCATCAGCATCCTGCAGGCCGCCACCCAGATCCAGGAGATGACCCTGACCTTCATCCCCAAGCTGTTCGTGACCCTGTTGATGATCCTCATAGCCGGGCCCTGGATCATGCGTACTCTGGTAACTTTTACCAAGGAAGTCATGGCCTCCATACCGGGCCTTCTCCCTTGA
- a CDS encoding response regulator — translation MSARIMIVDDAAFMRKRIRNILVKEGYEVVAESANGREAVENYQEHRPELVTMDITMPEMDGIAALQEIRSIDPSALVVMVTAMGQQSMVIKAIKAGAKDFIVKPFEPERVLVTIKNALKSRDGESASA, via the coding sequence GTGTCAGCGAGGATAATGATCGTGGACGACGCGGCCTTCATGCGTAAGCGCATCCGCAACATCCTGGTCAAAGAGGGATACGAGGTGGTGGCGGAGAGCGCCAACGGCCGCGAGGCGGTGGAGAACTACCAGGAACACCGGCCGGAGCTGGTCACCATGGACATCACCATGCCGGAGATGGACGGCATCGCCGCGCTGCAGGAGATCCGCAGCATCGACCCCTCGGCCCTGGTGGTCATGGTCACGGCCATGGGACAGCAGTCCATGGTCATCAAGGCCATCAAGGCGGGGGCGAAGGACTTCATCGTCAAGCCCTTCGAACCGGAGAGGGTGCTGGTGACCATCAAGAACGCCCTGAAGTCGAGGGACGGGGAGTCGGCCTCGGCCTGA
- the fliP gene encoding flagellar type III secretion system pore protein FliP (The bacterial flagellar biogenesis protein FliP forms a type III secretion system (T3SS)-type pore required for flagellar assembly.): MTAAFAVVFFATLLLFVFLNAPAARCQPDQDGRLGDAVEKATRDSTLVQILLLVTVLALAPAILICVTSFTRIIVILSFLRNAIGTPQMPPNQVLIGTALFLSLFVMSPVVARVNSEAIQPYMREEMDRDQAFQQGLQPIREFMFRQTDASDLSLFISLSSQEKPAAPEDVSTLVLVPAFIISELKKAFIIAFLIYIPFMVIDVIVAGTLMSMGMLMLPPMIISLPFKLLLFVMVDGWHLVVKSLVSSFR; this comes from the coding sequence ATGACCGCGGCGTTCGCCGTCGTCTTTTTTGCGACGCTGCTCCTCTTCGTCTTCCTCAACGCTCCCGCCGCACGCTGCCAGCCGGACCAGGACGGACGGCTGGGCGATGCGGTGGAAAAGGCTACCAGAGACAGCACCCTGGTGCAGATCCTGCTGCTGGTGACGGTACTGGCCCTCGCGCCGGCCATCCTCATCTGCGTCACTTCCTTCACGCGCATCATCGTCATCCTGTCCTTTTTGCGCAACGCCATCGGGACCCCGCAGATGCCGCCCAACCAGGTGCTCATCGGGACGGCCCTCTTCCTCAGCCTCTTCGTGATGTCGCCGGTGGTGGCCAGGGTGAACTCCGAGGCCATCCAGCCCTACATGCGGGAGGAGATGGACCGCGACCAGGCCTTCCAGCAAGGCCTGCAGCCCATCCGGGAGTTCATGTTCAGACAGACGGACGCCTCGGACCTCTCCCTCTTCATCTCTCTGTCCTCCCAGGAGAAGCCCGCCGCGCCGGAGGACGTGTCCACCCTGGTGCTGGTGCCCGCCTTCATCATCAGCGAGCTCAAGAAGGCGTTCATCATCGCCTTCCTCATCTATATCCCCTTCATGGTCATCGACGTCATCGTGGCGGGAACCCTGATGTCCATGGGCATGCTCATGCTCCCGCCCATGATTATCTCCCTGCCCTTCAAGCTGCTGCTCTTCGTGATGGTGGACGGATGGCATCTGGTGGTCAAGTCGTTGGTGAGCAGTTTCAGGTGA
- the fliY gene encoding flagellar motor switch phosphatase FliY has product MADESLSQEEIDRLLREAQGGGPSGGEEPPGTPEGGVGEEGARSDTLLPHVSEVLSEDQMDVLGEFYNIAMGKAATVLSSLLGRAVDITTPTVSVETWEGVRGKHPVPCLLVMIEYTQGLEGTNVLVVTQKDANIIANIMDEEEQGELDAPLDEYRQGVVGEAMNQMIGGAVVSIAEMLGREVAISPPTLYLLDLREDASALESPFSEDPLVQIAFRFEVEELVHSEMLQVMSLDFARRLADEVMEEEEEEAAAEAAERPAQEAREAPSAVESPADEDAEPPVQVKKAEFRPVTGGNGGRSDEDENLEIIMDIEVEVTVELGRTQMKIKDVLALGEGSVIELDKLVGEPMEIYANDKLIARGEVVVIEEDFGVRITEIVKNRAMQGTLN; this is encoded by the coding sequence ATGGCGGACGAGAGCCTCTCCCAGGAGGAGATAGACCGGCTGTTGCGGGAAGCGCAGGGCGGCGGACCGAGCGGCGGCGAGGAGCCCCCCGGGACGCCGGAAGGTGGGGTTGGAGAAGAGGGCGCCCGGTCCGATACCCTCCTTCCGCATGTATCCGAGGTGCTCAGCGAGGACCAGATGGACGTGCTGGGGGAGTTCTACAACATCGCCATGGGCAAGGCGGCCACCGTGCTCTCCTCCCTCCTCGGCAGGGCGGTGGACATCACCACCCCCACGGTGAGCGTGGAGACCTGGGAGGGCGTGCGGGGCAAGCACCCCGTCCCCTGCCTGCTGGTGATGATCGAATACACGCAGGGCTTGGAGGGGACCAACGTGCTGGTGGTGACCCAGAAGGACGCCAACATCATCGCCAACATCATGGACGAGGAGGAACAGGGGGAGCTCGACGCGCCCCTCGACGAATACCGCCAGGGGGTGGTGGGCGAGGCCATGAACCAGATGATCGGGGGCGCGGTGGTGTCCATCGCGGAAATGCTCGGCAGGGAGGTGGCCATCTCCCCCCCCACCCTTTATCTCCTCGATCTAAGGGAGGACGCCTCCGCCCTCGAGAGCCCCTTTTCCGAGGACCCGCTGGTGCAGATCGCCTTCCGCTTCGAGGTGGAGGAGCTGGTACACAGCGAGATGCTGCAGGTCATGAGCCTGGATTTCGCGCGGCGCCTCGCCGACGAGGTGATGGAGGAGGAAGAAGAGGAGGCGGCGGCGGAAGCCGCCGAGCGTCCAGCCCAAGAGGCCCGGGAAGCCCCTTCCGCGGTGGAATCCCCCGCCGACGAGGATGCGGAGCCCCCGGTGCAGGTGAAGAAGGCGGAGTTCCGGCCCGTAACGGGGGGGAACGGGGGACGGAGCGACGAGGACGAGAACCTCGAGATCATCATGGACATCGAGGTGGAGGTCACGGTGGAGCTCGGGCGCACCCAGATGAAGATCAAGGACGTGCTCGCCCTGGGAGAAGGCTCGGTGATAGAGCTGGACAAGCTGGTAGGAGAGCCCATGGAGATATATGCCAACGACAAACTGATCGCGCGCGGCGAGGTGGTGGTCATCGAGGAGGACTTCGGCGTGCGCATCACCGAGATCGTGAAGAACCGCGCCATGCAGGGCACCTTGAACTGA
- the flhB gene encoding flagellar biosynthesis protein FlhB: MPKEERTEKATPKKREDVRKKEGMVARSADLTSALMLLCSVLILRFWGPALFRHFAAVMERGMTSAAWAAGKEETGVALKTGIVDVMLQLAPLVLALFAFALLVNALQVKLYFVPKALAFKGERINPLQGMKRLLSPRSLVELAKNLLKVVLVAVVAYTAVREGYVRLHAMTGAGAGELLAAFMGLVFSACLKVALVMIFLGGMDYGYQRWEFEKNIRMTKQEVKEEFKQTEGDPHLRAAIRQRMRQLARQRMMQRLPQATMVVTNPTHYAVALLYKRGMRAPRVIAKGVDFMARRIREEARRLDIPVVEEPELARSLYRLVDLEDEIPPQLYRAVAEVLAYVMSVDRRVAERIA; the protein is encoded by the coding sequence GTGCCCAAGGAGGAGAGGACGGAGAAGGCGACTCCCAAGAAAAGGGAGGACGTGCGCAAGAAAGAGGGGATGGTGGCGCGCAGCGCAGACCTCACCTCGGCGCTCATGCTCCTCTGCTCCGTGCTCATCCTGCGTTTTTGGGGGCCGGCCCTCTTCCGGCACTTCGCGGCGGTCATGGAGCGGGGCATGACCTCGGCGGCGTGGGCGGCGGGCAAGGAGGAGACGGGGGTCGCCCTGAAGACGGGCATCGTGGACGTGATGCTCCAGCTCGCTCCCCTGGTGCTGGCCCTCTTCGCCTTCGCCCTGCTGGTGAACGCGCTGCAGGTCAAGCTCTATTTCGTCCCCAAGGCCCTGGCCTTCAAGGGCGAGCGCATCAACCCTTTGCAGGGCATGAAGCGGCTGCTCTCGCCGCGCTCCCTGGTGGAGTTGGCGAAGAACCTGCTCAAGGTGGTTCTGGTGGCGGTGGTGGCCTATACCGCGGTGAGGGAAGGCTACGTGCGCCTGCACGCCATGACCGGGGCGGGAGCGGGAGAGCTGCTGGCCGCGTTCATGGGCCTGGTGTTCTCGGCATGCCTCAAGGTCGCCCTGGTGATGATCTTTCTGGGAGGGATGGACTACGGCTACCAGCGCTGGGAGTTCGAGAAGAACATCCGCATGACCAAGCAGGAGGTCAAGGAGGAGTTCAAGCAGACGGAGGGGGACCCTCACCTGCGCGCGGCTATCCGCCAGCGCATGCGGCAGCTCGCCCGACAGCGCATGATGCAGAGGCTGCCGCAGGCCACCATGGTGGTCACCAACCCCACCCACTACGCGGTGGCCCTCCTCTACAAGCGCGGCATGCGGGCCCCCAGGGTCATCGCCAAGGGCGTGGATTTCATGGCCCGGCGCATACGCGAGGAGGCGCGCAGGCTGGACATCCCCGTGGTGGAGGAGCCGGAGCTGGCGCGCAGCCTCTACCGGCTGGTGGACCTGGAGGACGAGATACCCCCCCAGTTATACCGCGCGGTGGCGGAGGTGCTGGCCTACGTGATGAGCGTGGATCGCAGGGTCGCGGAGCGCATAGCCTGA
- a CDS encoding FliO/MopB family protein, whose protein sequence is MSVKRKPRRPPAPARSSGGAGGARSGLSRAAWGLVGLAALLLAMSMLSGRLRSAPSAEDRLAAGAEEAVRGDGSGDGTSVPGEDMAGAASAEGTAAAVSVGGATAGEATEGGSGMGSASGLPEASGSGTGGDGGPDALNGAKGMESPRSPVDAERSANGAMSGERRVATSTPGAGGATAGAEGAEDPGTGDGAGAELTPAAGAGEEEAGAGAGNLYLEGGSESVPDLGGSLIKVVLSMGVVVLLVLATRAFLKRSRARAGSGGDTHLKVIGYTRLGNGTGVHEVRVGDRVWFIGEGEKELRLLGDFDLCELELSRLVREEGDGGAFGRELEEDLAAGSGEWRGTLPRGWLNALRWKTAR, encoded by the coding sequence ATGTCCGTGAAGAGAAAGCCGAGAAGACCCCCTGCCCCTGCACGCTCGTCCGGCGGTGCGGGAGGAGCGAGGTCGGGCCTTTCCCGCGCCGCCTGGGGCCTCGTGGGACTGGCGGCCCTTCTCCTCGCCATGTCCATGCTCTCGGGACGGCTGCGATCTGCCCCCTCGGCGGAGGACAGGCTGGCGGCGGGGGCGGAGGAGGCGGTCCGCGGGGATGGATCGGGAGACGGTACGTCCGTCCCCGGAGAGGACATGGCGGGCGCCGCGTCGGCGGAGGGCACCGCGGCGGCGGTATCGGTCGGCGGGGCGACCGCGGGAGAGGCAACGGAGGGCGGGAGCGGGATGGGCTCGGCGTCGGGGCTCCCGGAGGCGTCCGGATCGGGAACGGGCGGCGACGGCGGGCCGGATGCCCTGAACGGGGCGAAGGGTATGGAGAGTCCGCGCAGCCCGGTCGACGCGGAGAGAAGCGCGAACGGCGCGATGAGCGGCGAGCGCCGCGTCGCGACGTCGACGCCCGGGGCGGGAGGAGCCACGGCGGGTGCCGAAGGGGCCGAAGACCCCGGAACAGGTGACGGCGCGGGCGCGGAGCTCACTCCTGCAGCGGGCGCGGGAGAAGAGGAGGCGGGAGCCGGCGCCGGGAACCTCTACCTGGAGGGCGGGAGCGAGAGCGTTCCGGACCTGGGGGGCTCCCTCATCAAGGTGGTCTTGAGCATGGGGGTGGTGGTGCTCCTGGTGCTGGCGACGCGCGCTTTCCTCAAGAGGAGCAGGGCGCGCGCGGGCAGCGGAGGCGACACCCACCTAAAGGTCATCGGCTACACCAGGCTGGGAAACGGCACCGGCGTGCACGAGGTGAGGGTGGGGGATCGGGTGTGGTTCATAGGCGAGGGCGAAAAGGAGCTGCGGCTGCTGGGAGACTTCGACCTCTGCGAGCTGGAGCTCTCCCGCCTCGTGAGGGAGGAGGGCGACGGAGGGGCCTTCGGACGCGAGCTGGAGGAGGACCTCGCAGCGGGGAGCGGGGAATGGCGTGGGACGTTGCCGAGGGGTTGGCTGAATGCGCTGCGCTGGAAGACGGCGAGATAG
- a CDS encoding PAS domain S-box protein, protein MSIGDEKAEGMEASEGFYHALIEGLYESIAVLGEDATILYASPSFQRMTGFAPEELVGKSALEFVHPLDLQALAERFSSLVRSYGETYGHSFRFRHKDGGYRHAEGTGRNLLHHPEVRGIVVNLRDVTERTHSEEALRDSEELFRALGEQSVMGLFIIKDDRVIYANRALAEMTGYSVEEILSAPPGGYAPVIHVEDRSFVLEQARLKQSGLQPQAPRYTTRLWHKDGELKYMELFSKTIYLRGEPAVAVVMTDVTERERTRHMLEKLLRLFLALGADGEENISLILRTGREILDMPFALYLRMDGRDVSYRADPEAVLWSLLDPPRSEPLLRVMARDPEEPLLVQDLSERAPPGGGERLVELGIMSMLGRSVWVRDEAVAALCFLSPAPRAFSRREVEVSGMLARALAVEEERFSHQRNLKDFVDIVSHEIRHPMTILRGYSQLLRTYRERMDPELESEILENIPRAVDRMESLVAELVDVASIDRARLSIVKRDLDPLPLLERAVEEMRMRFPDNEFLLSHHLEGTVHADGERLLEVLLILLENAAKYSPAASAVEVEASVAGDEFLVTVLDRGPGVPVEERTRIFERFYQVEDVNHHSLPGIGLGLFIAREIVEGHGGRIWCAEREGGGSAFRFAIPL, encoded by the coding sequence ATGTCGATCGGCGACGAAAAGGCGGAAGGCATGGAGGCGAGCGAGGGTTTTTACCACGCCCTCATCGAGGGACTTTACGAATCCATCGCGGTGCTGGGCGAGGATGCCACCATACTCTACGCCAGCCCCTCCTTCCAGCGCATGACCGGTTTCGCGCCGGAAGAGCTGGTGGGGAAGAGCGCCCTGGAATTCGTGCATCCCCTGGACCTGCAGGCGCTGGCGGAGAGGTTCTCCTCCCTTGTCCGCTCGTATGGCGAGACCTATGGCCATTCCTTCCGCTTCCGCCACAAGGACGGCGGGTACCGGCATGCGGAGGGCACGGGGAGGAACCTCCTCCACCATCCCGAGGTGCGCGGCATCGTGGTCAACCTCCGCGACGTCACCGAGCGGACCCACTCCGAGGAGGCGCTGCGCGACAGCGAGGAGCTCTTCCGTGCCCTCGGCGAACAGTCGGTGATGGGCCTTTTCATCATCAAGGATGACCGGGTGATATACGCCAACCGGGCACTGGCGGAGATGACCGGCTACTCCGTGGAGGAGATCCTCTCCGCGCCGCCCGGCGGCTACGCGCCTGTCATCCACGTCGAAGACCGCTCCTTCGTGCTGGAACAGGCGAGGCTCAAGCAGTCGGGACTGCAACCCCAGGCGCCGCGCTACACTACGCGCCTGTGGCACAAGGACGGCGAGCTCAAGTACATGGAGCTCTTCTCCAAGACCATCTACCTCAGGGGTGAGCCGGCGGTGGCGGTGGTGATGACCGACGTCACGGAAAGGGAGCGCACGCGCCACATGCTGGAGAAACTGCTGCGGCTCTTCCTCGCCCTGGGCGCGGACGGCGAGGAGAACATCTCCCTCATCCTGCGCACGGGAAGGGAGATCCTAGACATGCCCTTCGCCCTGTACCTGCGCATGGACGGACGCGACGTGAGCTACCGCGCCGACCCCGAGGCCGTGCTGTGGTCGCTCCTTGACCCTCCACGCAGCGAGCCGTTGCTCCGCGTCATGGCCAGGGATCCCGAGGAGCCCCTCCTTGTCCAGGACCTCTCCGAGCGCGCTCCCCCCGGCGGCGGGGAGCGTCTGGTGGAGCTGGGCATCATGTCCATGCTGGGGCGCTCGGTCTGGGTGCGGGACGAGGCGGTGGCCGCCCTCTGCTTCCTCTCCCCTGCTCCCCGTGCATTCTCGAGGCGCGAGGTGGAGGTCTCGGGGATGCTCGCCCGCGCCCTGGCCGTGGAGGAGGAGCGCTTCTCCCACCAGCGCAACCTCAAGGATTTCGTGGACATCGTCTCCCATGAGATAAGGCATCCCATGACCATCTTGCGCGGCTATTCGCAGCTGCTGCGCACCTACCGCGAGCGTATGGACCCGGAGCTGGAGTCCGAGATCCTCGAAAACATCCCCCGCGCCGTGGACCGCATGGAGAGCCTGGTGGCGGAGCTGGTGGACGTAGCCAGCATCGACCGTGCCCGCCTCTCCATCGTGAAGAGGGACCTCGATCCCCTGCCCCTGCTGGAGCGCGCCGTGGAGGAGATGCGTATGCGCTTCCCGGATAACGAGTTCCTCCTCTCTCACCACCTCGAGGGAACGGTGCATGCTGACGGCGAGAGGCTCCTGGAGGTGCTGCTCATACTTCTGGAGAACGCGGCAAAGTATTCTCCCGCCGCCTCCGCAGTGGAGGTCGAGGCGTCGGTTGCCGGCGACGAGTTCCTGGTCACCGTCCTCGACCGCGGACCGGGCGTGCCGGTGGAGGAGAGGACGCGCATCTTCGAGCGCTTCTACCAGGTCGAGGACGTGAACCACCATTCCCTTCCGGGCATCGGGCTCGGCCTCTTCATCGCGCGGGAGATCGTGGAGGGACACGGCGGGAGGATCTGGTGCGCGGAGCGCGAGGGCGGCGGCTCCGCCTTCCGCTTCGCCATTCCCCTCTGA